A portion of the Chromobacterium sp. IIBBL 290-4 genome contains these proteins:
- the argA gene encoding amino-acid N-acetyltransferase encodes MLTREFVLTFREAAPYINAYRGKTFVLAMGGDSLLDGDFSSMAQDINLLVSLGVRIVLVHGIRPQIETLLKRHGIARMFHRDRRVTDAATMDIVKQAAGATRHDVEARLSMGMPHSSMHGAHLRVAGGNFVTAQPLGVLDGVDMQYTGQVRRVDAAAIRQRLDGGELVLLTPVGYSLTGESFNLAMEELATHTAIALKAEKLIFVVEGRGVVERDGELISSLTSHQAEELLAAGELQDDVETYLPYCVRATREGIPRAHLISRHQDGALLLEHFTRGGNGTMIARDPLVRVRNASIEDVGDILGLIRPLEEQGILVRRSRERLEVEIGEYSVLEHDGKIYGCVAMHPFPEADTAELACLAVSQEKRDGGFGEMLLRHVEYQARTQGLLTLFVLTTQTAHWFIERGFCEADKSSLPLSRQQFYNYQRRSKVFVKKL; translated from the coding sequence ATGCTGACACGCGAGTTCGTCCTCACTTTCCGCGAAGCCGCACCCTATATCAACGCCTACCGCGGCAAGACCTTTGTGCTGGCCATGGGCGGCGATAGCCTGCTCGACGGCGACTTTTCCAGCATGGCGCAGGACATCAACCTGCTGGTCAGCCTGGGCGTGCGCATCGTACTGGTGCACGGCATCCGCCCGCAGATCGAAACCCTGCTCAAACGCCACGGCATCGCCCGGATGTTCCATCGCGACCGCCGCGTCACCGACGCCGCCACCATGGACATCGTCAAGCAGGCGGCCGGCGCCACCCGTCATGACGTGGAGGCGCGGCTATCCATGGGCATGCCGCACTCGTCCATGCACGGCGCCCATCTGCGCGTGGCCGGCGGCAATTTCGTGACCGCCCAGCCGCTGGGCGTGCTGGACGGCGTGGACATGCAGTACACCGGCCAGGTGCGCCGCGTGGACGCCGCCGCCATCCGCCAGCGCCTGGATGGCGGCGAGCTGGTGCTGCTCACGCCGGTGGGGTATTCGCTGACCGGCGAAAGCTTCAATCTGGCGATGGAAGAGCTGGCCACCCACACCGCCATCGCGCTGAAGGCTGAGAAGCTGATCTTCGTGGTGGAGGGCCGCGGCGTGGTGGAGCGCGACGGCGAGCTGATCAGCTCCCTCACCTCCCATCAAGCCGAAGAACTGCTGGCCGCCGGCGAGCTGCAAGACGACGTGGAGACTTACCTGCCCTACTGCGTCCGCGCCACTCGCGAAGGCATTCCCCGCGCCCACTTGATCAGCCGCCACCAGGACGGCGCGCTGCTGCTGGAGCACTTCACCCGAGGCGGCAACGGCACCATGATCGCCCGCGACCCGCTGGTGCGGGTGCGCAATGCCAGCATCGAAGACGTCGGCGACATCCTGGGCCTGATCCGGCCGCTGGAAGAGCAAGGCATCCTGGTGCGCCGCAGCCGCGAGCGGCTGGAAGTGGAAATCGGCGAATATTCAGTGCTGGAGCACGACGGCAAGATTTACGGCTGCGTGGCGATGCACCCCTTCCCCGAGGCCGACACCGCCGAGCTCGCCTGCCTGGCGGTATCGCAGGAGAAACGCGATGGCGGCTTTGGCGAAATGCTGCTGCGGCATGTCGAATACCAGGCGCGCACCCAGGGCTTGCTGACGCTGTTCGTGCTCACCACCCAAACCGCGCACTGGTTCATCGAGCGCGGCTTCTGCGAGGCGGACAAGAGCTCGCTGCCGCTGTCGCGCCAACAGTTTTACAATTACCAGCGCCGCTCCAAGGTCTTTGTAAAGAAGCTGTAA